The following are encoded in a window of Cydia strobilella chromosome 1, ilCydStro3.1, whole genome shotgun sequence genomic DNA:
- the LOC134743274 gene encoding TBC1 domain family member 23 produces the protein MEEDDSTWLIELESALLDGCSAHEINMLTKGKKIPESLRPDVWLLCLNCQDASNQLLLFDEIFDLTNQNELRDDVKKFVKSLGNDDDDKLSVISDIESIITFYCKSKSIQYISNNGWIEILLPLLSLKLPRADTYNLFEKVINLYIPKGCTKNGVPFHILRLVLQYHDPELCSFLDTKRITPEQYCLPWLRSLFAGTCSLDVVLFMWDLYFQRSDPFFIFFLCLIMIINSREQLLQMKNEEKSEIIETMSRMPADLEAPDVSDFCSLAHYYSLKTPVSFRDDVLDVLFSTNGLEINSKLYSQALCLPVAVHELIESATVDVSDIDSVKYFLVDCRPAEQYNAGHLSTAFHLDCNLMLQEPNAFNTAVQGLLNAQTQALAAGSLAAGEHLCFVGSGRTEEDSYAHMVIASFLKRNTKYISMLDGGFVAIHDYFGPHMTDCLEEHNPASCLVCAPQNNNEGVESHQSNARDNAPAIQLFSKLSSAMKAKSQEVKGKLIEYIVNPNATGGTGEWHVSASDRKEQRYRNVPPVFSINDEDDDSRLDSRKDLTDSDMLEETVDLNTFLKEHNVIDNFLCQEVLLNGYMYDSCLVVTETHLIVLRDIPNKRGMYKVLSRRPLSTIVKITAKKRHPELITFKYGVPDGDNLLIKDMDRFLIPNASLATKVVSNQIVQQLDNK, from the exons ATGGAAGAAGACGACAGCACTTG gTTGATTGAACTAGAGTCGGCGCTTCTCGACGGATGCTCTGCTCACGAAATAAACATGCTCACAAAAGGTAAAAAGATTCCAGAAAGTCTGCGTCCCGACGTATGGCTCCTCTGTCTCAACTGTCAAGATGCTAGCAATCAGCTATTGCTCTTTGATGAAATCTTCGATTTGACCAATCAGAATGAACTGAGAGATGATGTGAAGAAGTTCGTAAAAAGTCTgggtaatgatgatgatgataaactcTCAGTAATTTCTGATATTGAATCAATTATCACATTTTACTGCAAGTCCAAATCCATTCAATACATCTCTAATAATGGTTGGATCGAAATTTTATTGCCATTGTTGAGCTTAAAATTACCAAGGGCAGATACATACAATTTGTTTGAAAAAGTGATAAATCTATACATTCCAAAAGGCTGTACCAAAAATGGTGTACCTTTCCATATACTGCGATTGGTTTTACAATATCATGACCCAGAGCTGTGTTCATTCTTGGATACCAAGAGGATAACTCCGGAGCAGTACTGCCTGCCGTGGCTCAGATCCCTTTTTGCTGGAACGTGCAGTCTGGATGTCGTTCTCTTCATGTGGGACTTATATTTTCAGAGATCTGATcctttctttattttctttctctgtctaattatgataataaactcGAGAGAACAACTGCTCCAAATGAAGAATGAAGAGAAATCTGAAATCATAGAAACTATGAGCAGAATGCCGGCAGATTTGGAAGCACCAGAtgtttcagatttttgctcattAGCTCATTATTATTCCTTAAAAACACCAGTTTCATTCCGAGATGATGTCCTAGATGTATTGTTTTCAACAAATGGTCTTGAGATTAACTCTAAGCTTTATTCCCAAGCCCTCTGTCTTCCCGTTGCCGTCCATGAATTGATAGAAAGTGCCACAGTAGATGTGTCAGACATTGATAGTGTTAAGTACTTCTTGGTTGATTGCCGGCCAGCAGAGCAATACAATGCTGGGCACTTATCTACTGCCTTCCATTTGGACTGCAATCTCATGCTCCAAGAACCTAATGCATTCAATACTGCAGTACAAGGTTTACTCAATGCACAGACACAGGCATTGGCCGCTGGATCATTGGCGGCTGGTGAACATCTGTGTTTTGTTGGTTCTGGAAGGACAGAGGAGGACAGCTATGCACACATGGTGATAGCGTCATTCTTAAAAAGGAATACCAAATATATATCAATGCTGGACGGTGGATTTGTAGCCATACATGACTACTTTGGTCCCCACATGACAGATTGTTTGGAAGAACACAATCCGGCCTCATGCCTAGTCTGTGCCCCGCAAAACAACAATGAAGGAGTTGAATCACACCAAAGTAATGCAAGAGACAATGCACCCGCCATACAGTTGTTTAGTAAACTTTCATCAGCAATGAAGGCTAAAAGCCAAGAAGTAAAAGGCAAGTTGATAGAATACATTGTGAATCCAAATGCTACTGGAGGTACAGGAGAATGGCATGTTTCTGCGAGCGACAGGAAAGAACAGAGATACCGGAATGTTCCTCCAGTGTTCAGTATTAATGACGAAGATGATGATTCTCGTTTAGATTCAAGAAAGGACTTGACAGACTCAGATATGCTGGAAGAAACCGTGGATCTTAACACATTCCTAAAAGAGCACAATGTCATCGATAATTTCTTGTGTCAAGAGGTGCTACTGAATGGTTACATGTATGACTCATGCTTAGTTGTTACCGAGACACATTTAATAGTTCTGCGAGACATTCCAAACAAGCGGGGCATGTACAAGGTGCTGTCTCGAAGGCCGCTGTCGACCATTGTAAAGATAACGGCGAAAAAGCGGCACCCAGAACTAATTACATTCAAGTACGGCGTGCCCGATGGAGATAACTTGCTAATTAAGGATATGGATCGCTTTTTGATACCCAACGCTTCCCTGGCAACTAAAGTGGTCTCTAACCAGATAGTCCAACAGTTGGACAATAAATAA
- the LOC134743286 gene encoding UDP-galactose transporter senju yields MKALQNLFPNKEGFIIFALYIILFVFQGVFVTASKNANGGYSYNTTLVVFLTELLKLVASATLYSYRRNDKPHIFQAVALNYKLLLLYFIPSLLYCFYNNLAFVNLSHYDPTSYYILLQFRVVLTAILFQCLFQKKLTLMQWVSLGILTLGCILKNFDAASVQSKTGETDLWSQVFNIYFLSINFQNFCSCLAGTYNEYLLKTQGASVDIFLQNVFMYLDSVICNFFILMLKGELDTIFDDLSSLANIIVILIIVNSAVVGIVTSFFLKNLNSILKTYASALELVITAVVCYLLFNILITWGTVTSICLVSVAVGMYMKNPVNNAILNEPMKVKDQKPLLEEVRTE; encoded by the exons ATGAAAGCCCTTCAAAACTTATTCCCCAATAAAGAGGGATTTATTATATTTGCtttgtacataatattatttgtatttcaaG GTGTGTTCGTGACTGCATCTAAGAACGCAAATGGAGGATATTCGTATAATACAACCCTGGTGGTGTTTCTGACTGAGCTGCTCAAACTTGTGGCTTCCGCCACACTCTACTCATATAGACGAAA TGACAAACCACACATTTTCCAAGCGGTGGCCTTGAACTACAAGCTACTGCTGTTGTATTTCATCCCGTCGCTGCTTTACTGCTTCTACAACAACTTGGCCTTCGTGAACCTCTCGCACTACGACCCGACCTCATACTATATACTGCTGCAGTTCCGGGTAGTGCTCACTGCTATACTTTTTCAG TGTCTGTTCCAAAAGAAGCTAACGTTAATGCAATGGGTGTCCCTGGGCATCCTGACCCTCGGATGCATCCTCAAGAACTTCGACGCTGCCTCAGTCCAGTCCAAAACCGGAGAAACCGACCTCTGGTCGCAAGTATTCAACATCTACTTTCTATCCATCAACTTCCAGAATTTCTGCTCATGCTTAGCTGGGACTTACAACGAATATCTCCTAAAAACGCAGGGCGCGAGCGTAGACATATTTCTACAAAACGTGTTTATGTATCTAGACTCAGTTATCTGTAATTTCTTCATACTTATGCTTAAAGGCGAACTAGATACGATCTTTGACGATTTAAGCTCGCTAGCTAATATTATTGTGATActtattattgtaaatagtgCCGTTGTAGGTATAGTGACTAGCTTTTTCTTAAAGAATCTTAATTCTATATTAAAAACTTACGCCAGTGCGCTAGAATTGGTTATAACAGCggtagtttgttatttattgttcAATATTTTGATCACTTGGGGCACAGTGACGTCTATATGTCTAGTCAGTGTAGCGGTTGGGATGTATATGAAAAATCCAGTGAATAATGCGATCCTGAATGAACCTATGAAGGTTAAAGATCAGAAGCCCTTGCTAGAAGAAGTCAGAACTGAATAG